In one Verrucomicrobiota bacterium JB022 genomic region, the following are encoded:
- the ftsH gene encoding ATP-dependent zinc metalloprotease FtsH, which translates to MPENPNNQRNKPLRGGGQFKMLTIWMMVIGLIVILLYTTSQQKYVETKTLTINQVVEAARQESSPVKSGVLRPEPSNGYMWHEITGTWEEAGQDPQQFRATGQLTENNLAALQATNLFKEEAPNHLWSSVLGFLPFLLIFALIYIFFVRQIRQAGRGAMSFGKSRARMLTRDREKITFKDVAGCDEAKEEVAEIVEFLKDPKKFQRIGGRIPKGALLVGPPGTGKTLLARAVAGEADVPFFSISGSDFVEMFVGVGAARVRDMFEQGRKNAPCIIFIDEIDAVGRQRGAGLGGGNDEREQTLNSLLVEMDGFDGHEGVIIMAATNRPDVLDNALMRPGRFDRQIVIDLPDLTGREEILRVHAKKIKLSSSVNLAEIARGTPGFSGADLANLLNESALLAARRNKSEVDRLDIDDARDKIAYGRERRKLMDDEDKRITAYHEAGHALVQALLDDRKLKLHKVTIIPRGRALGLTIATPVKDILGLSKQELINQICFAMGGRIGEEVETGDFSNGAAMDIKQATKIARHMVCDWGMSDLGPIAYGENQDQVFLAREITRNQNYSEETAKRIDAAIAEIINAQFERARELISANKEALEKVAEALLKYETVEAVHVHEIIKYGEIRTPVMAQHNTPPPKQEEQKSKPPKAKETEKEDPDLPGAEPALA; encoded by the coding sequence ATGCCCGAGAATCCGAACAATCAACGGAATAAGCCACTGCGGGGTGGCGGACAGTTCAAGATGCTCACCATCTGGATGATGGTGATCGGGCTGATCGTGATCCTGCTGTACACCACCAGTCAACAGAAGTACGTGGAGACCAAGACCTTGACGATAAATCAGGTCGTGGAAGCCGCTCGCCAGGAAAGCAGCCCCGTCAAATCGGGTGTGCTGCGCCCGGAGCCCTCCAATGGTTACATGTGGCACGAGATCACCGGTACATGGGAGGAGGCTGGTCAAGACCCCCAACAGTTTCGCGCCACCGGCCAGTTGACGGAGAACAACCTCGCCGCCTTGCAGGCCACCAATCTCTTCAAGGAAGAAGCGCCCAACCACCTCTGGAGTTCGGTGCTCGGCTTCTTGCCCTTCCTGCTGATCTTCGCCCTTATCTACATCTTCTTCGTCCGCCAGATCCGTCAGGCCGGGCGCGGAGCGATGAGCTTTGGCAAGAGCCGCGCCCGCATGCTCACCCGCGACCGTGAGAAGATCACGTTCAAGGACGTGGCAGGCTGCGACGAGGCCAAGGAAGAAGTGGCCGAGATCGTCGAATTCCTGAAAGACCCGAAGAAGTTCCAGCGCATTGGCGGTCGCATCCCCAAGGGTGCCCTGCTGGTCGGCCCGCCCGGCACCGGCAAGACGCTGCTGGCCCGCGCCGTGGCCGGTGAAGCCGATGTGCCCTTCTTCAGCATCAGCGGTTCGGACTTTGTCGAAATGTTTGTCGGCGTGGGCGCGGCCCGCGTGCGCGACATGTTCGAGCAAGGTCGCAAGAATGCCCCCTGTATCATTTTCATCGACGAAATCGACGCCGTCGGTCGCCAACGCGGCGCCGGTCTCGGTGGCGGTAACGACGAGCGCGAGCAGACCCTGAACTCGCTGCTGGTCGAGATGGACGGCTTTGACGGCCACGAGGGCGTCATCATCATGGCCGCGACCAACCGCCCCGACGTGCTCGACAACGCGCTGATGCGCCCGGGCCGTTTCGACCGCCAGATCGTGATCGACCTGCCGGACCTGACGGGCCGTGAGGAAATTCTTCGCGTGCACGCCAAGAAGATCAAGCTCTCCAGCTCGGTCAACCTGGCCGAAATCGCGCGCGGCACCCCCGGTTTCTCCGGCGCTGACCTCGCCAACCTGCTCAACGAGAGTGCCCTGTTGGCTGCCCGCCGCAACAAGAGCGAAGTCGACCGCCTCGATATCGACGATGCGCGCGACAAGATCGCCTATGGCCGCGAGCGTCGCAAGCTGATGGACGACGAGGATAAGCGCATCACCGCCTACCACGAGGCCGGTCACGCCCTCGTCCAGGCCCTGCTCGACGACCGCAAGCTCAAGCTGCACAAGGTCACGATCATCCCGCGCGGTCGCGCGCTCGGCCTCACCATCGCCACCCCGGTCAAGGACATCCTGGGCCTCTCCAAGCAGGAGCTGATCAACCAGATCTGCTTCGCCATGGGTGGCCGGATCGGTGAAGAGGTGGAAACGGGCGACTTCTCCAACGGCGCCGCCATGGACATCAAGCAGGCCACCAAGATCGCCCGCCACATGGTGTGCGACTGGGGCATGAGCGACCTTGGCCCCATCGCCTACGGCGAAAATCAGGACCAGGTGTTCCTCGCCCGCGAGATTACCCGCAACCAGAATTACAGCGAGGAGACCGCCAAGCGCATCGACGCCGCGATCGCCGAGATCATCAACGCGCAATTCGAGCGCGCCCGCGAGCTGATCTCGGCCAACAAGGAGGCGCTCGAAAAGGTGGCCGAAGCGCTGCTCAAATACGAGACGGTCGAAGCCGTGCACGTGCATGAGATCATCAAGTATGGTGAGATTCGCACGCCCGTGATGGCCCAGCACAACACGCCGCCGCCCAAGCAGGAAGAGCAGAAGAGCAAGCCGCCGAAGGCCAAGGAGACCGAAAAGGAAGATCCCGACCTGCCCGGTGCCGAGCCCGCGCTCGCCTAA
- a CDS encoding AarF/UbiB family protein, translated as MASLHLLRDIERVREIVAVLLKYRFDELLERIEAPATWLRRLAPPVKGPYTLWQRIRLAAEELGPTFIKGAQLLSTRPDVLPRELIEEFQRLRDNVTPLPFERLLPQLEHTLGVPLEQVFAEFNRTPVAAGSLGQIYRARLRAEGVEVAVKIQRPDLHDEVAADFEIMAWFAERMHQSFMRLRPFDLPTVVAQLRQALLDELDFTREARNAALFNELNRDPEHVFAPRVFGDYSGARVIVMEWIAGTPIGETALPPEEAHELATIGGRSFFAQIAVTGFFHGDPHPGNLLVTPDGRLCFIDWGLAGQLTRQMRYHLIDLFAACQEQDAEKVTQIAVQMGRGTHRIDRVRMEKQVVAALFKHQQTLSRMQELGHLIFDLIYIFGSNGINVARDYTLLARAVISIEQSARQIDPGFNLASVGKPYIQQLSWERWNPWKILRHSAAEIRERLGTVAELPNDLQRLLHRIEDGRLAVKLDHQHVDQLGNQIGHAFNRLSVAVIIAALIVGSSLVITTGVEPKLFGYPLLGVLGYLFSFGLGIYIVIGILRGR; from the coding sequence TTGGCCTCGCTGCACCTCCTGCGCGATATCGAGCGGGTCCGCGAGATCGTCGCCGTCCTGCTCAAGTATCGATTCGACGAGTTACTGGAGCGTATCGAAGCTCCGGCTACTTGGTTGCGTCGCCTTGCCCCGCCCGTCAAGGGGCCTTACACGCTCTGGCAGCGCATCCGCCTTGCCGCCGAAGAGCTGGGGCCCACTTTTATCAAAGGTGCCCAGCTACTCAGCACGCGGCCCGACGTGCTGCCGCGCGAGCTGATCGAAGAATTCCAGCGGTTGCGCGATAACGTGACGCCCCTGCCCTTCGAGCGTCTTTTGCCTCAGCTCGAACACACCCTTGGGGTGCCGCTGGAACAGGTGTTCGCGGAATTCAACCGCACGCCTGTCGCCGCCGGTTCGCTGGGTCAGATCTACCGCGCCCGGCTTCGCGCCGAAGGCGTCGAGGTGGCCGTGAAGATCCAGCGGCCCGATCTGCATGACGAGGTGGCGGCCGACTTCGAGATCATGGCGTGGTTTGCCGAGCGCATGCACCAGTCGTTCATGCGCCTGCGCCCCTTCGACCTGCCCACAGTGGTCGCGCAACTGCGTCAGGCATTGCTCGACGAGCTGGACTTTACCCGCGAGGCCCGCAACGCCGCGCTTTTCAACGAGCTGAACCGCGACCCGGAGCACGTCTTCGCCCCGCGGGTGTTCGGCGACTACAGCGGCGCGCGCGTGATCGTGATGGAATGGATCGCCGGCACGCCGATTGGCGAGACGGCCCTGCCGCCGGAGGAGGCGCATGAGCTGGCGACAATCGGAGGGCGTTCGTTTTTTGCCCAGATCGCGGTGACGGGCTTTTTCCACGGCGACCCCCACCCCGGCAACCTGCTGGTGACACCCGATGGCCGTCTATGCTTTATCGACTGGGGCTTGGCTGGTCAACTGACCCGCCAGATGCGTTACCACCTGATCGACCTCTTTGCCGCCTGCCAGGAGCAGGACGCGGAGAAGGTAACGCAGATCGCGGTGCAAATGGGCCGCGGCACGCACCGAATCGACCGCGTGCGGATGGAAAAGCAGGTGGTGGCGGCGCTATTCAAGCACCAGCAGACGCTCAGCCGCATGCAGGAGCTGGGGCACCTGATCTTCGACCTGATCTACATCTTCGGCTCCAACGGCATCAACGTGGCCCGCGATTACACGCTGCTGGCCCGCGCGGTGATCTCGATCGAGCAGTCGGCGCGGCAGATCGACCCGGGCTTCAACCTCGCCAGCGTGGGCAAGCCTTACATCCAGCAGCTCTCCTGGGAACGCTGGAACCCATGGAAGATCCTCCGGCATAGCGCGGCGGAGATTCGCGAGCGCCTGGGTACGGTGGCAGAGCTACCCAACGACCTCCAGCGCCTGCTCCACCGGATCGAAGACGGCCGCCTCGCGGTGAAGCTCGACCACCAGCACGTCGACCAACTGGGCAACCAGATCGGGCACGCCTTCAACCGCCTCTCGGTCGCGGTGATCATCGCCGCCCTGATCGTCGGTAGCTCGCTCGTCATCACCACCGGCGTAGAGCCCAAGCTATTCGGCTACCCCCTGCTCGGCGTGCTCGGCTACCTCTTTTCCTTCGGCCTCGGCATCTACATCGTCATCGGCATCCTGCGCGGGCGATAA
- a CDS encoding ChbG/HpnK family deacetylase gives MLSLAQRLGYSPDARLLIVNCDDVGSSHSANVAAWRAMAYGIATSASLMVPCPWAAEAARMFEGLPVGVHLTLTSEYAGYRWRSLTGSASLSDTGGFLPATTALALGQQKIEDIRAECHAQIDVALAWGVDVTHIDTHMDVLHASPELFTIYLDLAEQLKVPIRLPLQPAFPAREMAEARGILSVDHLIYTWPRRTRDVILVECPVLPCGVTELFAHPVLEGEELRGYDRDHADIRVHDAAALTDPTVAALLDQRGVRRISYRELRAVQQAKSEQSR, from the coding sequence ATGCTTTCGCTTGCCCAGCGGCTAGGATACTCCCCCGACGCTCGGCTTCTCATCGTCAACTGTGATGATGTAGGGTCGAGCCACAGCGCCAACGTTGCCGCGTGGCGGGCCATGGCCTACGGCATCGCCACCAGCGCGTCCCTCATGGTTCCCTGCCCTTGGGCAGCCGAGGCGGCGAGGATGTTCGAGGGCCTGCCGGTTGGCGTCCACCTGACCTTAACCAGCGAATACGCGGGCTATCGCTGGCGGAGCCTGACCGGTTCAGCGTCACTAAGCGACACCGGGGGCTTTCTCCCCGCAACGACTGCACTTGCTCTTGGTCAACAGAAGATCGAAGACATCCGCGCAGAATGTCATGCTCAGATCGATGTAGCTTTGGCGTGGGGCGTCGATGTCACCCATATCGACACGCACATGGACGTTCTGCACGCCAGCCCAGAGCTATTTACGATCTATCTGGACCTTGCCGAGCAGCTCAAAGTTCCGATTCGCCTCCCGCTGCAACCGGCTTTTCCGGCCCGTGAGATGGCAGAGGCGAGGGGAATTCTATCAGTCGATCACCTGATTTACACTTGGCCGCGCCGCACGCGCGATGTGATCCTGGTAGAGTGCCCGGTGTTACCTTGCGGCGTGACGGAACTATTCGCCCATCCGGTTTTGGAGGGGGAAGAACTGCGCGGCTATGATCGCGACCACGCAGATATTCGTGTGCACGATGCCGCAGCGTTAACCGATCCCACCGTAGCCGCCCTGCTCGATCAGCGCGGGGTGCGCCGGATTAGCTATCGAGAACTACGCGCAGTGCAGCAGGCAAAGAGCGAACAATCGCGGTAG
- the thiH gene encoding 2-iminoacetate synthase ThiH, translating into MRFSDVLPTLPLEALVQQSLDTSEETVQRVIARGRATNLIEFAALISPAAQPHLEALAGASMRLTQKHFGKTIRMFAPLYLSNECINICTYCGFSRHNQIPRITTPLPQVVDETRKLTRKGFRALLLVAGEHPKYVSNGYVAEVIRELLPIMPNIGIELGPLETEAYRSIVDAGAENLICYQESYHPETYASLHPAGPKKHFNFRLDTPERGYEAGFKRVGIGPLFGLHNWRYEALATAAHGLHLLRHCWRAQLSVALPRMRPAAGTWTPNPEFHMFDRDLVQAIAAFRLLLPHAAISLSTREHPALRNGLVRLGVTHMSAGSSTEPGGYSTYDEEQWVQTKAAQEGEQFHISDTRSPHVVAEMIRQQGYEPVWKDYDLSLARGA; encoded by the coding sequence ATGCGATTTTCCGACGTCCTCCCCACTTTGCCGCTCGAAGCGCTCGTGCAGCAGTCGCTCGACACCTCCGAGGAGACCGTGCAGCGCGTGATCGCGCGCGGGCGGGCGACGAACCTCATCGAGTTTGCCGCCCTCATCTCCCCGGCCGCACAGCCGCACCTCGAAGCCCTCGCCGGTGCTTCCATGCGATTGACGCAAAAGCACTTCGGCAAGACGATCCGGATGTTTGCGCCGCTCTACCTGTCCAACGAGTGCATCAACATTTGCACGTATTGCGGGTTTTCGCGGCACAACCAGATCCCCCGCATCACCACGCCCCTGCCCCAGGTGGTCGACGAGACGCGCAAGCTGACCCGCAAGGGCTTCCGCGCGCTCTTGCTCGTGGCGGGTGAGCACCCGAAGTATGTCTCCAACGGCTACGTCGCCGAAGTGATCCGTGAGCTGCTGCCCATCATGCCCAACATCGGGATCGAACTGGGGCCGCTGGAGACGGAGGCCTACCGTAGCATCGTCGACGCGGGCGCGGAAAACCTGATCTGCTATCAGGAGAGCTACCATCCCGAGACTTACGCCAGCCTGCACCCCGCCGGCCCCAAGAAGCACTTCAATTTCCGCCTCGATACGCCGGAACGCGGCTACGAAGCCGGCTTCAAGCGCGTCGGCATCGGCCCGCTCTTCGGCCTGCACAACTGGCGCTATGAAGCCCTTGCGACCGCCGCGCACGGCCTGCACCTGCTCCGCCACTGCTGGCGCGCCCAACTGAGCGTGGCCCTGCCCCGGATGCGCCCGGCGGCGGGCACGTGGACGCCCAACCCGGAGTTCCATATGTTCGACCGCGACCTCGTGCAGGCCATCGCCGCCTTCCGCCTCTTGCTGCCGCACGCCGCCATCTCGCTGAGCACGCGCGAGCACCCGGCCTTGCGTAATGGCCTCGTGCGCCTGGGCGTGACGCACATGAGCGCAGGCAGCAGCACCGAGCCCGGCGGCTACAGCACGTACGACGAAGAGCAATGGGTACAGACCAAGGCCGCGCAGGAGGGTGAGCAGTTTCACATCTCCGACACCCGCTCCCCCCACGTCGTGGCCGAAATGATCCGCCAACAAGGATACGAGCCCGTCTGGAAAGACTACGACCTCAGCCTGGCGAGAGGCGCGTAG
- a CDS encoding thiazole synthase, whose amino-acid sequence MIDALTTQPLRIGDREFTSRLFVGTGKFPSGDFMREACAASGTGLVTVALKRAALQGPDEFADILDYLEQDRYLVLPNTAGAMNAEEAIRIARLAAAAGLPKWVKLEIHPDPNYLLPDPIETLKAAEVLVNEGWTVMPYINADPVLAARLQDVGCATVMPLGAPIGSNRGLETVAQLRIIIEQARVPVVIDAGIGAPSHAAQAMELGADAVLVNTAIAVASNPAQMARAFAAAVQAGRTAYELGLPTAHAKAEATSPLTAFLG is encoded by the coding sequence ATGATCGATGCGTTGACGACGCAACCGCTGCGAATTGGCGACCGCGAGTTCACCTCCCGCCTCTTCGTCGGCACTGGCAAATTTCCTTCCGGCGACTTCATGCGTGAAGCCTGCGCGGCCAGTGGCACCGGCCTCGTAACGGTCGCGCTCAAGCGTGCCGCCCTGCAGGGGCCCGACGAGTTTGCCGACATCCTCGATTACCTCGAGCAAGACCGCTATCTGGTGCTACCCAACACCGCCGGCGCCATGAATGCGGAGGAAGCCATCCGCATTGCCCGCCTCGCCGCCGCCGCCGGTCTGCCCAAGTGGGTGAAGCTCGAGATCCACCCCGACCCGAATTACCTGCTGCCCGACCCGATCGAGACGCTCAAGGCCGCCGAGGTGCTGGTAAACGAAGGCTGGACGGTGATGCCCTACATCAATGCCGACCCGGTCCTCGCCGCCCGCCTGCAAGACGTGGGCTGCGCCACCGTGATGCCGCTCGGCGCCCCCATCGGCAGTAACCGCGGCCTCGAAACGGTCGCCCAGCTACGCATCATCATCGAGCAGGCCCGCGTGCCCGTGGTGATCGACGCCGGCATCGGTGCCCCCAGCCACGCAGCCCAGGCGATGGAACTCGGGGCCGACGCCGTGCTCGTCAACACCGCCATCGCCGTCGCCTCGAACCCCGCCCAGATGGCCCGCGCCTTCGCCGCCGCCGTCCAGGCTGGCCGCACCGCCTACGAGCTCGGCCTCCCCACCGCCCACGCCAAAGCCGAAGCCACCAGCCCGCTGACGGCGTTCCTGGGCTAA
- a CDS encoding iron-sulfur cluster assembly accessory protein has protein sequence MITLTQRAARKVQELQGQANPGESLRLFITSGGCSGFEYGMTMAAAGPKDEAVTSEGITIFVERKSLERLSGSVVDFDDGLMGKGFSIQNPNAESTCGCGRSFS, from the coding sequence ATGATTACTTTAACGCAACGTGCGGCCCGCAAGGTGCAGGAGCTGCAAGGCCAGGCCAACCCCGGCGAATCGCTGCGCCTGTTCATCACCTCCGGCGGTTGCAGCGGCTTCGAATACGGCATGACGATGGCGGCCGCCGGCCCCAAGGACGAGGCCGTGACGAGCGAAGGCATCACCATCTTCGTCGAGCGCAAGAGCCTCGAACGCCTCAGCGGCTCGGTCGTCGATTTTGACGACGGGCTGATGGGCAAAGGTTTTTCAATCCAAAACCCCAATGCAGAAAGCACCTGCGGCTGCGGGCGCTCTTTCAGCTAG
- a CDS encoding serine/threonine-protein kinase, producing the protein MGHVKHLKDRLAYRLVRPLAEGGMGVVYEAEQQGAGGFRKRVAIKIIREEYSAVPEFRKNFVGEARLVANLIHTNIVQTYHLGEILGQYYMVMEFVAGMNLEEFILQHRALGQQVPVDLAAFIVSRVCRGLRYAHTKTDEQGENLGIVHRDVNPRNILIAYEGDVKLTDFGIAKAVNLMYNKEGDVIAGKDEYLSPEQARREVTDERADIFSCGVVLLELICGVNIFEAETGLRTRQNILSMSLPRIADYNRYCDRRLEAIVQRALARKREERYQTAQEMLTALELYLYSDGYGPTNEKLASYLQQIFADGKAYEDDVSRRPGSFGLSAPRTL; encoded by the coding sequence GTGGGTCATGTGAAACACCTGAAAGACCGTCTCGCTTACCGCCTCGTCCGGCCGCTGGCCGAAGGCGGTATGGGGGTCGTCTATGAGGCAGAGCAGCAGGGCGCGGGCGGCTTTCGCAAGCGCGTTGCGATCAAGATCATCCGCGAGGAATACTCGGCGGTGCCGGAATTCCGGAAAAATTTCGTGGGCGAGGCTCGCCTGGTGGCCAACCTGATCCACACCAACATCGTCCAGACCTACCACCTCGGCGAAATCCTCGGCCAGTATTATATGGTGATGGAATTCGTGGCGGGCATGAACCTGGAGGAGTTCATCCTCCAGCACCGCGCGCTCGGCCAGCAGGTGCCGGTGGATCTGGCGGCGTTCATCGTCTCGCGCGTCTGCCGCGGCCTGCGCTACGCCCATACCAAGACCGATGAGCAGGGCGAAAACCTCGGCATCGTCCACCGCGACGTCAACCCCCGCAACATCCTCATCGCCTACGAGGGCGACGTGAAGCTGACCGACTTCGGGATCGCGAAGGCCGTCAACCTCATGTACAACAAGGAGGGCGACGTGATCGCGGGCAAGGACGAATACCTCTCGCCCGAGCAGGCTCGCCGGGAGGTGACCGACGAGCGCGCCGACATCTTCTCCTGCGGCGTGGTGCTCTTGGAGTTGATCTGCGGCGTCAATATTTTCGAAGCCGAAACAGGGCTGCGCACGCGCCAGAACATCCTGAGCATGTCGCTGCCCCGCATCGCTGATTATAACCGCTATTGCGACCGCCGCCTGGAGGCCATCGTGCAGCGTGCGCTCGCCCGTAAAAGGGAGGAACGCTACCAGACGGCACAGGAAATGCTAACAGCGCTGGAGCTATATCTGTACAGTGATGGTTACGGCCCGACCAACGAAAAGCTGGCGTCTTACCTCCAGCAGATCTTTGCCGACGGCAAGGCCTACGAAGACGATGTCTCTCGGCGGCCCGGCTCGTTCGGCCTGTCGGCTCCGCGCACCCTCTAA